The Primulina huaijiensis isolate GDHJ02 chromosome 10, ASM1229523v2, whole genome shotgun sequence region AATTTGGTTTGTTGGCACAAGAAATTTTTCCCATTTATTTTTTCACATCAGAATTTTGTCTTTCAGCTTTTTACGATGATCAATTTTCCTGCAGGTCAGGCGTAAGACATACCAACATTTTATTACGGGGAACTGTTTTCAGGATTTTTAGTATTAACTGGTTTACATATGGCTTTCcggtatatatttataaattttaacgCCAAAACTATATCTTTTCACAATTTATCTCTTACTAAATCATGTTTTCGATGGTAAATTGTGAACTTAATGGTCCTGTTTGTTAATGAATTCTAATAACgtacttttgttttgtttgttaATGAATTCTAATAACGTacttttgtttattttctttatattgTTTGCTTACATGTTAAACTTTCAGTGATAAAATTTACAGATATCCTTGTTTGCCCTTTCATATTGGAGCTTCCATTTTGCAAGTATGTGTGCATTTGGATTACTTGCATATGTTGGGTATATTTTGTATGCTTTTCCATCCTTGTTCCGTATGCACCGGTTGAATGGGTTGCTTCTTGTCTTCATTCTATTGTGGGCTGTGAGCACATATGTTTTCAATGTGGCCTTTGCCCATGTGAACTGGAAACTTGGGAAGGTATTTACTTGCCTTATTAATTTTAACCAGGGATACAGGTCTAAATCCTCTGAGAACCAATGAGAATTTTGATTACTTTTTTCTATACTTAGGATATGGAGATCTGGGAGATGATTGGATTGTGGCACTATCCCATTCCTGGTTTCTTCCTTCTAGCACAGTTCTTTCTCGGAGGTCTTGTAGCTATTGGTAATCTTGTTAACAATTCTGTTTTCTTATGCATGTCAAATGAGGAGAGGCAATCTTCCAATGAGAATGAAACTGAAGGAGGTAACGATTCTGATATTTGAGTGACCAATTTTAAATTCACTTGCTACAAAGCTATAAAATGCTCATGTTCATGTCTTGAAAATCATATTCTAGATGAATTTGGCTGCTTTTCTTGGTTGATCCTTTCTTAAGTTATTTCTTAACCTTTTCTTTTGATGCAACAACATATAAAGAGACTGTATCAAGTCACTTTTATATGAGTCAAGTGTTAGTTGCTTGACTGCTGATTGGTTGAGCTAGTTCTATAAGATTAGAATAAAGGAGTTTTACTAATAGTATGTTTCTTGTATGTAAATGTATATGTTAGCTTATATTAATTCATTAGTTGTTTGGAATGCTTCATGTTTCTTTGCTCTGCTTCGTGTCTTGCCTTTTTAACTTGTCAGAACTTAATTAAAACAGAACAAAAGCTTCCTTTTGATACTTGTTATGAAGAATAACATCTCATTTTAATCATTGTGTACTATCATCTGGAATCCAGTTCTTTATAATATGAATTTCCTTGCTGTCTAGGTTTATATTAGTTATTCTATCATTGTTCCGATGATTGTTCTACGATATATTTTTGTTCCAATGAATGTGTCATTTCAGTTTGACCCTGAATATTTTGGTACTACACATATTGTTATGCAGTAAAAAAAGATGCCAAAGTCTTGATAGTGGCTACGGTTGCTTGGGGGCTGCGTAAATGTTCTTGGCCTATTATGATGTTGCTGATGTTTCTCATCGCAATGAAGCCAGGTTTCATCCATGCTGTTTATGGTATGTCGAAGTCTGATGTATGGATTCTTATCAGATTACGCTTTGATAAGTGGTTATCTGGCTCCGCCTCTATATTCTAATAGGCATTGAATTCTATTCTATTTTGTAGTGATTTTCTTCTTTGTGTATCTTTTGAGCCATAACATCAATAAAGGGATTCGCCAATCCCTGATTCTTCTATGTGAGGCACATTTTGCGATTTTATACATTCTTCAGCTGAATTTGATCTCAAGAAAATTGGAGCGAAAAGGCTCAATAAGTGTGGAAGTGCTATCACAGTTAGGTGCGGGTTTATTGATATTAACTTGTTTACTtgttaaaataatcatttcatATAATCTGGTATATCAGGCATTATTTCCTCCAAGTGTCTTATGATTTTTGTTTATTAACTTGGATTTAAACTCATGTAGGGTTTCTTGAAAGTGATAGTTCTCGGGACTTCCTGCAAATTGCTCTGCTTGCATGCTTTTGTGCGATCCATAACCGTGGCTTTGAAATGTTGTTCTCATTTTCTGCTATTGTTCGACACACGCCTTGTCATCCAATTGGATTTAGCATTCTGAGAGCTGGTTTGAATAAATCGGTGCTTTTATCAATCTATGCTTCTTCCAATATCAGAGACGACTGTGAGAATTCTTCAGATGGTACTGTAGCATTAGCCAAGGATAATCTGTTGTTAGTTTCTACCTAACTTGGATGAGTTGGATCATATTTGGGCTACAAGTTAATTCAAATAATTCATGAACTAGCACATAATAGAGGAATTGCAAAATACTCATGAAAAATTCTCTTCTTAAATTGTTCTAAAATTGATACAATAATTTGTTATTTCTGGCTTTGTTTCTCTTCTAGGAAGAAATAGAtaattgatgatgattgttgtttAGACATTATAAATATATTCTGTCCTCACTTATTATTTGTTTACATTAACCAGCCTAACCCATTTTCCATCTTACAGAGAGAAAGGTAGCTCTGTATCTCGGTGCAGTCGAGAAGAAGTTTTTATCCATGTACAGATCATTTGGAACCCACATTTCTTTTCTCACCATTCTTCTTGCGGTATATACTGTAAGGCCTAATTATACATCATTTGGGTACATTTTTCTGCTTCTTGTCTGGATCATTGGAAGACAGCTTGTTGAGAAGACAAAGAGTCGTCTATGGTTTCCACTCAAAGTTTATGCGGTTTCAGTTttcattttcatatatatattaagcATTTTCCCAACTTTTGAGACATGGGTCTCCACTAAAGTTGATCTTAATATATCCCTTGGTTATGATACTAAAGCTCCTTTGTTACAAAATCTTTGGGAGTCTCTAGCAATTATGATTGTCATGCAACTTTATAGCTATGAAAGAAGACGAAGCAAAAATATAAAACCAGAAGATCCTAATCCATTGCAATCAGGGATACTGGCATTCACCAAATGTTTTATGATCTGGCATGGTCAAAAGATTTTGCATATCGCACTATTCTATGCTTCACTGTCTCCGATAAGTGCCTTTGGTTTCTTGTATCTTATTGGTCTTGTCTTCTGTTCTGCTTTGCCTAAAGCTTCGAGAATCCCATCCAAACTATTCTTAATCTACACAGGATTTCTGGTGGAGGCTGAATATCTCTATCAGATGTTGGGTAAACAGGCTAGAATGTTTCCTGGACAAAAGCATTATGATTTGTCTCTCCTTTTGGGTTTACAGGTGTATAGACCAAGTTTTGAGGGCCTAGAAGTAGGCTTGAGGGCCAAAATTTTGGTGATTGCTGCATGTACCCTTCAGTATAATGTTTTTCATTGGTTGGAAAAAAGTCCTGGTTCTCTTCTTATTGGCAGATCCGAGGAACCTCGCCCTTTATTCTTCTCACCAGATGATGTTTTACCTGTTGTATCAACTTCTAATGGGGATGAACAGACCTTCATGGAATCCAACGAACTTTGTGcacaaaattatgatttttctaccaGTAGAGACTTTCTGGATCACAacaatagaaaatatttatttgggtaTTTTTGGGGAAGCATGAGAGATAGCCATAAATGGAACAAGAACAGGATTCTTTTGTTGAGGAAGAATATGCAGAAGAAAACTCTAAAAGTTTATTTGAAGTTTTGGATGGAAAACATGTTCAACCTCTTTGGCCTTGAGATCAACATGATAGCACTATTACTTGCTAGTTTTGCTTTGTTAAATGCCATTTCTATGCTTTATATTGCTTGTCTCGCTACTTGTGTTCTATTGGCACGCCCTATTGTACGTAGATTGTGGCTGATCTTTGTCTTTCTATTTGCTATCATTCTTCTTGCTGAATATATTGTGATGTGGAAAACTTTGACTCCTTTGAATTTCCGTGTTTCTGCTGAGAGCGCTGCACGTTGCCATGATTGCTGGAAAACCTCATATCTATATTTTCACTATTGTGAAAAATGTTGGCTGGGTAAGTTTTCTCACTATGTTAATTGCTTCTTAGAAATAAATTTATTCTACCATTTCTTCGTTCATGCATGATACAATGGTTTTGAGAAACGAGCTTATTCTCATCTCATTTATCTGGAGAGTTTCTGGCATGCTGTCATCTAGTGTTTTCATTCTGACAATCTTATGTTGGGACTTCTTAACTgaagtaaattttaaattatatgatCTAGAGCCccaataatcaagataatggtTGCCGAAGGGGTTGTATAAAATAACTTTAGCTGTGTGAGAACCCATGGCAGTACTATTTTTCAGTCCATTGATATTTTTCCATTTGCATCTTGGTACATTTATGATCTTAAAAAAGCTTTTGTATAGGCTTTTACTTGTTTATTCCAAACTAAGGTTCCTTTCCCTAAAAATAGAGGGATGCCTCAGCTTCATATGCTATCAAATTCCATCTTTTCACGTCCACTGCTATTAGtcatttgtttttttctctgGCAGGCCTTACTATTGATGATCCTCGGATGCTCATCAGTTATTATGTGGTTTTCATGGTGGCGTGCTTTAAAGTCCGTGCAGACCATGCCTCCTGTTTTTCAGGGTCATTTACATATTACCAAATGCTTTCTCACCATAAGAATGCTATAGCTTGGCAAGATCTATCAATTGAAACCAAAAGCATGTGGACTTTTTTGGACTATTTGAGGGTTTACTGCTATTGTCATTTGTTGGATCTAGTGCTTGCTGCCATCTTAATTACAGGAACATTGGAATATGACATTTTACACCTTGGGTACCTTGGCTTTGCTCTTGTTTTCTTTCGTCTGAGACTTACCATACtaaagaagaaaaataagaTCTTCAAGTATTTGCGAATGTACAATTTTGCTGTTATTGTTCTCTCTCTGGCCTATCCATCTCCCTTTGTTGGTGACTTTAATGCAGAAAAGTGCGAAACAATTGATTACGTGTATGAGGTGATTGGAttctataaatatgattatggGTTTCGGATCACCTCAAGATCCGCTTTAGTCGAAATCATCATATTTTTTCTGGTATCACTTCAATCATACATGTTCTCCTTGTCGGAATTTGATTATGTATTTCGGTACCTTGAAGCTGAACAAATTGGTGCAATTGTCCGAGAGCAAGAAAAAAAAGCTGCTTGGAAGACTGAACAGTTGCAGCATATTCGCAAATCTGAGGAGGAGAAACGTCAACGTAACTTACAAGCGGAGAAGATGAAATCTGAGATGCTCAACCTACAAGTTCAGCTCCACAGTATGAATTCCTTGACTGCTGATGATTCTTCACCTGTTAATGAAGGATTGAGAAGAAGGAAGAATGCTTCACTTAATCAGACAGATACCTGCAAACTTGTAGAACAAGATGGAAACACGAGTTATGCTTTCACATCCAATGTGCATGATTCCCCGAGTAGCTCAAGACCACAGAGTCCATGTACAGTAGATTTCACAAAGTACACGATAGATGCTTTTTTTGGTGAAATAACAGAGCAAGAGGAGTGTGGCAGTTATAATGTTGTTAATGATTTGGACAAAGTTAAGAAAGGTAAAACCCAATCCCAAGAAAATGCTGTAGCTTCTGCTGTACAGTTGATAGGTGATGGTGTTTCCCAAGTACAGTCAATTGGAAATCACGCTGTTAACAGTCTCGTGAGctttttaaatattgaacctcAAGATTCAGATTCAGATTCAAATTCACGTGAGCCCTTACATATGGAAGGACTGTCTGATGAGAAAAAGAGTTCTGACATTAGACATTTGCACTTGAATCGATCATCTTCTCTTCAGTCAGACAGGAGTAGAACTTCAGATTTCTCGAGTCTGCAGATTGGGCAGATAGTCCAGCATATATGGTCCCATATGAGATCTAAT contains the following coding sequences:
- the LOC140985507 gene encoding piezo-type mechanosensitive ion channel homolog isoform X4 yields the protein MEFIMSVRQGSLTEQLLPSKNSFFVRQLRSGVRHTNILLRGTVFRIFSINWFTYGFPISLFALSYWSFHFASMCAFGLLAYVGYILYAFPSLFRMHRLNGLLLVFILLWAVSTYVFNVAFAHVNWKLGKDMEIWEMIGLWHYPIPGFFLLAQFFLGGLVAIGNLVNNSVFLCMSNEERQSSNENETEGVKKDAKVLIVATVAWGLRKCSWPIMMLLMFLIAMKPGFIHAVYVIFFFVYLLSHNINKGIRQSLILLCEAHFAILYILQLNLISRKLERKGSISVEVLSQLGFLESDSSRDFLQIALLACFCAIHNRGFEMLFSFSAIVRHTPCHPIGFSILRAGLNKSVLLSIYASSNIRDDCENSSDERKVALYLGAVEKKFLSMYRSFGTHISFLTILLAVYTVRPNYTSFGYIFLLLVWIIGRQLVEKTKSRLWFPLKVYAVSVFIFIYILSIFPTFETWVSTKVDLNISLGYDTKAPLLQNLWESLAIMIVMQLYSYERRRSKNIKPEDPNPLQSGILAFTKCFMIWHGQKILHIALFYASLSPISAFGFLYLIGLVFCSALPKASRIPSKLFLIYTGFLVEAEYLYQMLGKQARMFPGQKHYDLSLLLGLQVYRPSFEGLEVGLRAKILVIAACTLQYNVFHWLEKSPGSLLIGRSEEPRPLFFSPDDVLPVVSTSNGDEQTFMESNELCAQNYDFSTSRDFLDHNNRKYLFGYFWGSMRDSHKWNKNRILLLRKNMQKKTLKVYLKFWMENMFNLFGLEINMIALLLASFALLNAISMLYIACLATCVLLARPIVRRLWLIFVFLFAIILLAEYIVMWKTLTPLNFRVSAESAARCHDCWKTSYLYFHYCEKCWLGLTIDDPRMLISYYVVFMVACFKVRADHASCFSGSFTYYQMLSHHKNAIAWQDLSIETKSMWTFLDYLRVYCYCHLLDLVLAAILITGTLEYDILHLGYLGFALVFFRLRLTILKKKNKIFKYLRMYNFAVIVLSLAYPSPFVGDFNAEKCETIDYVYEVIGFYKYDYGFRITSRSALVEIIIFFLVSLQSYMFSLSEFDYVFRYLEAEQIGAIVREQEKKAAWKTEQLQHIRKSEEEKRQRNLQAEKMKSEMLNLQVQLHSMNSLTADDSSPVNEGLRRRKNASLNQTDTCKLVEQDGNTSYAFTSNVHDSPSSSRPQSPCTVDFTKYTIDAFFGEITEQEECGSYNVVNDLDKVKKGKTQSQENAVASAVQLIGDGVSQVQSIGNHAVNSLVSFLNIEPQDSDSDSNSREPLHMEGLSDEKKSSDIRHLHLNRSSSLQSDRSRTSDFSSLQIGQIVQHIWSHMRSNNDVVCYCCFVLVFLWNFSLLSMVYLGALFLYALCVNTGPDYIFWVIMLIYTEMYVLIQYFYQIMIQHCGFSIQSGLLRGLGFPTKKITSSFVISLLPLFLVYLSTLIQCSITAKDAEWFSAGFDYGKRGMPNQNEVQSDSSWVEKSMKFVQVMKQIVEMMVSSCSRYWKSLTQEAESPPYFVQLSMDFKVWPEDGIQPERLESGMNQLLQLVHAEKCKNVMPNQWTCASKVQVRSIENSTENSNVALAIFEVLYASPLSECTPSENYKSLTPAADVAKEILEARSMGLAEKIRFPYDVLSVIGGGKREVDLYAYIFGADLTVFFLVAIFYQSVIKNKSEILEYYQLEDQFPKEFLFILMIIFFLMIVDRIMYLCSLGTGKVIFYVFNLILSTYTVTDYAWNMDTSQKNAAGLALRAIYLTKSFSLALQATQIRYGVPHKCTLYRQFLTSKISRVNYLGHRLFRALPFLYELRCVLDWSCTTTSLTMYDWLKLEDINASLYLVKCDNVLNRAKHKQGEKQTKMTKICNGISLFFILICVIWAPMLIYSNGNPTNIANPINDASFQFDIKTVDGRLTLYQTTLCEKLLWNDFNANVDIDPEGYLSSYNVNDIQLVCCQADASTMWLVPDVVQKQFISSLNSSSMDIKFSWVLTRDRPKGKETVKYERSVDPSDLPKSSEVERVLKGSFSSFRVYNIYPRYFRVTGSAEIRPFEQEVNDVSADLVFHHGSSESWSFHDINSLEKNWCGGLSGPMAVIVSEETPQGFLGETLSKFSIWGLYITFVLAVGRFIRMQCSDLRMRIPYENLPSCDRLIAICEDIYAARAEGELGVEEVLYWTLVKIYRSPHMLLEYTNPD
- the LOC140985507 gene encoding piezo-type mechanosensitive ion channel homolog isoform X5, with the translated sequence MCAFGLLAYVGYILYAFPSLFRMHRLNGLLLVFILLWAVSTYVFNVAFAHVNWKLGKDMEIWEMIGLWHYPIPGFFLLAQFFLGGLVAIGNLVNNSVFLCMSNEERQSSNENETEGVKKDAKVLIVATVAWGLRKCSWPIMMLLMFLIAMKPGFIHAVYVIFFFVYLLSHNINKGIRQSLILLCEAHFAILYILQLNLISRKLERKGSISVEVLSQLGFLESDSSRDFLQIALLACFCAIHNRGFEMLFSFSAIVRHTPCHPIGFSILRAGLNKSVLLSIYASSNIRDDCENSSDERKVALYLGAVEKKFLSMYRSFGTHISFLTILLAVYTVRPNYTSFGYIFLLLVWIIGRQLVEKTKSRLWFPLKVYAVSVFIFIYILSIFPTFETWVSTKVDLNISLGYDTKAPLLQNLWESLAIMIVMQLYSYERRRSKNIKPEDPNPLQSGILAFTKCFMIWHGQKILHIALFYASLSPISAFGFLYLIGLVFCSALPKASRIPSKLFLIYTGFLVEAEYLYQMLGKQARMFPGQKHYDLSLLLGLQVYRPSFEGLEVGLRAKILVIAACTLQYNVFHWLEKSPGSLLIGRSEEPRPLFFSPDDVLPVVSTSNGDEQTFMESNELCAQNYDFSTSRDFLDHNNRKYLFGYFWGSMRDSHKWNKNRILLLRKNMQKKTLKVYLKFWMENMFNLFGLEINMIALLLASFALLNAISMLYIACLATCVLLARPIVRRLWLIFVFLFAIILLAEYIVMWKTLTPLNFRVSAESAARCHDCWKTSYLYFHYCEKCWLGLTIDDPRMLISYYVVFMVACFKVRADHASCFSGSFTYYQMLSHHKNAIAWQDLSIETKSMWTFLDYLRVYCYCHLLDLVLAAILITGTLEYDILHLGYLGFALVFFRLRLTILKKKNKIFKYLRMYNFAVIVLSLAYPSPFVGDFNAEKCETIDYVYEVIGFYKYDYGFRITSRSALVEIIIFFLVSLQSYMFSLSEFDYVFRYLEAEQIGAIVREQEKKAAWKTEQLQHIRKSEEEKRQRNLQAEKMKSEMLNLQVQLHSMNSLTADDSSPVNEGLRRRKNASLNQTDTCKLVEQDGNTSYAFTSNVHDSPSSSRPQSPCTVDFTKYTIDAFFGEITEQEECGSYNVVNDLDKVKKGKTQSQENAVASAVQLIGDGVSQVQSIGNHAVNSLVSFLNIEPQDSDSDSNSREPLHMEGLSDEKKSSDIRHLHLNRSSSLQSDRSRTSDFSSLQIGQIVQHIWSHMRSNNDVVCYCCFVLVFLWNFSLLSMVYLGALFLYALCVNTGPDYIFWVIMLIYTEMYVLIQYFYQIMIQHCGFSIQSGLLRGLGFPTKKITSSFVISLLPLFLVYLSTLIQCSITAKDAEWFSAGFDYGKRGMPNQNEVQSDSSWVEKSMKFVQVMKQIVEMMVSSCSRYWKSLTQEAESPPYFVQLSMDFKVWPEDGIQPERLESGMNQLLQLVHAEKCKNVMPNQWTCASKVQVRSIENSTENSNVALAIFEVLYASPLSECTPSENYKSLTPAADVAKEILEARSMGLAEKIRFPYDVLSVIGGGKREVDLYAYIFGADLTVFFLVAIFYQSVIKNKSEILEYYQLEDQFPKEFLFILMIIFFLMIVDRIMYLCSLGTGKVIFYVFNLILSTYTVTDYAWNMDTSQKNAAGLALRAIYLTKSFSLALQATQIRYGVPHKCTLYRQFLTSKISRVNYLGHRLFRALPFLYELRCVLDWSCTTTSLTMYDWLKLEDINASLYLVKCDNVLNRAKHKQGEKQTKMTKICNGISLFFILICVIWAPMLIYSNGNPTNIANPINDASFQFDIKTVDGRLTLYQTTLCEKLLWNDFNANVDIDPEGYLSSYNVNDIQLVCCQADASTMWLVPDVVQKQFISSLNSSSMDIKFSWVLTRDRPKGKETVKYERSVDPSDLPKSSEVERVLKGSFSSFRVYNIYPRYFRVTGSAEIRPFEQEVNDVSADLVFHHGSSESWSFHDINSLEKNWCGGLSGPMAVIVSEETPQGFLGETLSKFSIWGLYITFVLAVGRFIRMQCSDLRMRIPYENLPSCDRLIAICEDIYAARAEGELGVEEVLYWTLVKIYRSPHMLLEYTNPD